In one Nostoc sp. KVJ3 genomic region, the following are encoded:
- a CDS encoding DUF6130 family protein, whose product MTEFLPIFLMNSHTPSARDIIGSSPLIAIENEAPPKLIVDPPLPEPLAQGRVFIQYRTENLRVLPVFGKGALEVSPRIGHIHITVDDAPWHFVDASGETIILVGLEPGVHKVLIELADPTHKVITSETVEFTLPDFKKSS is encoded by the coding sequence ATGACGGAGTTTCTACCCATTTTTCTGATGAACAGCCACACACCGAGCGCTAGGGACATTATTGGATCATCACCGTTGATTGCGATTGAAAACGAAGCACCACCCAAGCTGATTGTCGATCCACCGCTTCCCGAACCACTGGCACAGGGACGTGTCTTCATCCAGTACCGGACGGAGAATTTGCGTGTGTTGCCAGTATTTGGCAAAGGTGCCCTCGAAGTATCGCCGCGCATCGGTCATATCCACATCACCGTTGACGACGCGCCGTGGCACTTTGTCGATGCCAGTGGGGAAACGATCATCCTGGTCGGACTGGAACCTGGCGTACACAAGGTGCTGATCGAACTAGCTGACCCCACACACAAGGTAATCACTAGCGAAACTGTAGAGTTCACGCTGCCCGATTTTAAGAAATCATCATGA
- a CDS encoding alpha/beta hydrolase, producing MVAQVNSQAKILEVADDPRLSKGVKEFLKVLNSGGVPLETLTAIEARQVLADAQASVPVDLSGIEESEKKIIADGYSITLNIVRPEGVKGTLPVFIFIHGGGWVLGDYPTHKRMVRDLVVLSGFAGVFVNYTRTPDAQYPQAINEIYAATKWVAEHGEEIGVDGKNLAVVGNSVGGNMTAVTALKAKEKGGPHIKLQIMMWPIVDASFETDSYHQFGDKRFLTTPLMKWMYDMYIADPEKRQDIYASPLQATVDQLQGLPPALIQVGESDILRDGGEAYGRKLDEAGVKVTTVRYNGMIHDFGLLNGLAELPQVRSLFVQAAAELKKHLQ from the coding sequence ATGGTTGCTCAAGTAAATTCACAAGCAAAGATTTTGGAAGTTGCAGACGATCCACGTCTTTCTAAAGGAGTGAAGGAATTTTTGAAAGTGCTGAATTCAGGAGGTGTGCCACTGGAGACACTCACTGCAATCGAGGCACGTCAAGTACTCGCGGATGCACAGGCTTCTGTTCCAGTAGACCTTTCAGGCATTGAAGAGTCTGAGAAGAAAATTATCGCTGACGGTTATTCGATTACGCTCAATATCGTGCGACCGGAAGGCGTTAAAGGCACATTGCCTGTTTTCATCTTTATTCATGGTGGTGGTTGGGTGTTAGGTGATTATCCAACACACAAGCGCATGGTTCGCGATCTGGTTGTGCTTTCAGGGTTTGCAGGGGTCTTTGTCAACTACACGCGCACGCCAGATGCTCAGTACCCACAGGCGATCAATGAGATTTATGCTGCGACCAAATGGGTTGCCGAGCATGGTGAAGAGATTGGGGTGGATGGCAAGAATCTGGCAGTGGTCGGCAACAGTGTCGGCGGAAATATGACAGCAGTCACTGCTTTGAAGGCGAAAGAAAAAGGAGGACCACACATCAAGCTACAAATCATGATGTGGCCGATCGTCGATGCTAGTTTTGAAACGGATTCTTATCATCAATTTGGTGACAAACGGTTCCTGACTACGCCGTTGATGAAGTGGATGTATGACATGTACATCGCTGACCCAGAAAAGCGCCAAGATATCTATGCCTCCCCCTTACAGGCTACGGTCGACCAACTGCAAGGATTACCGCCTGCGCTCATTCAGGTTGGAGAAAGCGATATCTTGCGTGACGGTGGCGAAGCCTATGGACGCAAGCTCGATGAGGCTGGAGTGAAAGTGACAACCGTGCGCTACAACGGCATGATTCATGACTTTGGGCTGCTCAATGGTTTAGCCGAGCTGCCACAAGTCCGCTCTCTGTTTGTTCAAGCTGCTGCTGAATTGAAGAAACATCTGCAATAG